The proteins below are encoded in one region of Macrococcus armenti:
- a CDS encoding S1C family serine protease translates to MKKITIKRKNYKRPKRLFYDEQEKRHIFPYLHKKDATKHIIKPEESRDDLLETERYIVDSDVHENEETHVHQDFPHDNSQDIPQETESEEHIDETIHESDHEQEIKSDVAPVQEIEIPQETIEERSEMNAFTPHDIEDERSERTIKWLIPHMSGILVGILLAALLLPSMFKEKQQVVTELSPSEIIKQNKATVVTVTNLQKASNEPIDAEASEKAPEETGIGSGVIYKLDDKYAYIITNYHVVSKAPEIEVTQNKLKEKATLVGKDIWTDTAIIKIPKGNLKKSVKFGDSNKLEAGEPVLAFGSPLGKIFAGSATSGIVSGLNRTVPVDIDGDNQYDWSMEVIQTDAAINPGNSGGALFNNKGEFIGLNSLKITMNGVEGIAFSIPSNDVKKDIKILERDGEIKRPKLGISVEDLSQSGYNGNLKDGVQVMKVDAESIAANAGIAEGDVITQIDDIKITDKVQFRKVLFKDKNIGDTITIKVESKGAMKSVKLTLK, encoded by the coding sequence ATGAAGAAAATTACGATAAAGAGAAAAAATTATAAACGACCGAAACGTCTATTTTATGACGAACAGGAGAAGCGTCATATATTTCCATATTTACATAAGAAAGATGCAACGAAACATATCATTAAACCTGAAGAGAGTCGAGATGACTTACTTGAAACAGAACGATACATAGTAGATTCAGATGTTCATGAGAATGAAGAAACGCATGTACATCAAGATTTTCCACATGATAATTCACAAGACATACCACAAGAGACAGAATCAGAAGAACATATAGATGAAACAATACATGAATCAGATCATGAACAGGAAATAAAAAGTGATGTAGCACCGGTACAAGAAATAGAAATTCCGCAAGAAACAATAGAAGAACGTTCGGAAATGAATGCATTCACGCCTCACGACATTGAAGATGAACGTTCAGAACGAACGATTAAATGGCTCATTCCACATATGTCAGGTATATTAGTCGGGATATTGCTTGCAGCATTGTTATTACCAAGTATGTTTAAAGAAAAACAACAAGTTGTGACTGAACTTAGCCCGTCTGAAATTATTAAACAAAATAAAGCAACCGTAGTAACAGTCACGAACTTACAGAAAGCTTCAAACGAACCAATCGATGCAGAAGCTTCAGAAAAAGCGCCGGAAGAAACCGGTATCGGTAGTGGTGTCATTTATAAACTCGATGACAAATATGCATATATTATTACAAACTATCATGTTGTCAGTAAAGCACCTGAAATTGAAGTAACACAAAATAAATTAAAAGAAAAGGCAACACTTGTAGGAAAAGACATATGGACTGACACTGCAATAATTAAAATTCCAAAAGGAAATTTAAAAAAGTCAGTCAAGTTTGGTGACAGTAATAAACTAGAAGCAGGTGAACCTGTACTTGCATTTGGAAGCCCACTCGGTAAAATATTTGCAGGTAGTGCAACAAGTGGTATTGTTTCCGGATTAAACAGAACAGTTCCGGTAGACATTGATGGAGATAATCAGTATGACTGGTCAATGGAAGTGATTCAGACAGATGCTGCAATTAATCCTGGTAATTCTGGTGGTGCATTATTTAATAATAAAGGTGAATTTATCGGATTAAATTCACTTAAAATTACAATGAATGGCGTAGAAGGCATCGCATTTTCAATTCCTTCAAATGATGTTAAGAAAGATATTAAAATTTTAGAACGAGACGGAGAAATTAAACGTCCGAAACTCGGTATTAGTGTTGAAGATTTATCGCAATCCGGTTATAATGGCAATTTGAAAGATGGCGTACAAGTTATGAAAGTTGATGCAGAATCAATTGCAGCAAATGCTGGTATTGCTGAAGGGGACGTCATTACGCAAATTGATGATATAAAAATTACGGACAAAGTACAATTTAGAAAAGTATTGTTCAAAGATAAGAACATAGGGGATACAATTACGATTAAAGTTGAGTCAAAAGGTGCTATGAAATCTGTAAAACTCACATTAAAGTAA
- a CDS encoding TrkH family potassium uptake protein, translated as MNKLFARLTPQQGIVLYYLVAIFIAFLLLRIPYVHKEGVTISYIDSLFVAVSGISVTGLSPVSIADSYSTFGHVIILFILNLGGIGVMAMGTLLWVVLGKKIGMRERQLIMVDHNQYKMSGVVTLIIEIIKTMLTIEIIGALLLAFYFYKDMGDVKLALFNGLFAAVSATTNGGLDITGDSLISYADDYFVQTITMFLIILGAIGFPVLIEVKSYITNKLPNFRFSLFAKLTISTYLILSVVGTIVIYVFEINHAFKDISWHKAIFYAMFQSSTTRSAGLTTIDLNVLSDATQFFMSGLMFIGSSPSSVGGGIRTTTFAILILFLINYSNGRNSIKVFNKEIDPIDINRAFAVMVLATIICFSGLLLILSFEDGKYDLLAIFFEVMSAFGTCGLSLGITGDLTSLSKIVIMILMFIGRVGLISFIIMLGGKAEPDKFRYPKERIMIG; from the coding sequence ATGAATAAACTGTTTGCTCGACTCACACCGCAGCAAGGTATTGTGTTGTATTATCTTGTCGCAATATTCATCGCCTTTTTATTACTGCGTATACCGTATGTACATAAAGAAGGTGTTACAATTTCATATATTGATTCACTGTTTGTTGCAGTGTCGGGTATAAGTGTGACAGGGCTATCACCAGTTTCTATTGCTGATTCATATTCTACATTTGGGCACGTTATCATATTGTTCATCTTAAATTTAGGTGGCATCGGAGTAATGGCGATGGGTACGTTACTCTGGGTCGTGCTCGGAAAAAAGATAGGCATGCGTGAACGACAACTCATAATGGTTGACCATAACCAGTATAAAATGAGTGGCGTCGTTACGTTAATTATTGAAATTATTAAAACGATGCTGACGATTGAAATTATCGGGGCACTCCTGCTTGCATTTTATTTCTATAAAGATATGGGAGATGTGAAACTCGCACTGTTTAACGGACTATTTGCAGCGGTTTCTGCTACAACGAATGGTGGACTTGATATTACTGGAGATAGTTTAATCTCATATGCAGATGACTACTTCGTGCAGACGATTACGATGTTCCTTATTATATTAGGTGCGATCGGATTTCCGGTACTTATAGAAGTTAAAAGTTATATCACGAATAAATTACCGAACTTTAGATTCAGTTTATTTGCTAAACTGACAATTTCAACATATTTAATATTATCAGTAGTCGGGACAATCGTTATTTATGTATTTGAAATTAATCATGCATTTAAAGATATATCATGGCATAAAGCAATCTTTTATGCGATGTTTCAGTCTTCCACGACGAGAAGTGCAGGGCTTACGACGATAGACTTAAATGTGTTGAGTGATGCAACGCAGTTCTTCATGTCAGGCCTGATGTTTATTGGTTCAAGCCCAAGTTCCGTCGGTGGAGGAATCAGAACGACGACGTTTGCCATACTGATACTGTTTTTAATAAATTATAGTAACGGTCGCAATTCTATTAAAGTATTCAATAAAGAAATTGATCCTATTGATATTAATCGAGCATTTGCGGTAATGGTACTTGCGACGATTATATGTTTCAGTGGATTACTGCTTATATTGTCATTTGAAGATGGTAAGTATGATTTACTGGCAATCTTCTTTGAAGTGATGAGTGCATTCGGTACGTGTGGCCTCTCGCTCGGAATTACAGGAGACTTAACGAGTTTAAGTAAGATTGTTATTATGATATTGATGTTTATCGGACGTGTCGGACTCATTTCGTTTATAATCATGCTCGGAGGAAAAGCGGAACCGGACAAATTCAGATACCCGAAAGAAAGAATTATGATAGGATAA
- a CDS encoding ATP-binding protein, which produces MKNIRKNILYHIILFITLNVFITYSLAELGKERLLDEYRHSINIHSNQVDAFINESISITDNLATAFQYTSNIQDRMFEIKENEPRVINLYVLNDNCKIIHSTSEVLIGQTLQSKTFFFNKSQINLNHSSISDVTKNEFNKKVFYISKTVTKQDEQYIITIEIDVNTIGAVIDSLQKDTTVTIRDFKGNKIFESVNPVHSGIETREKFYKVPWEIILTSNRNIYYDAYPMALVFTILLSFVIITLQLLFVSYKNKRANEKVLEDINTQRKEIIGLLAANTAHEIKNPLTTIKGFVELLELQYDKEHKNQKFNIVKSELERINLIVSQFLLLGKPTNVEVETIDAREIIRDILKFLDYDLSMHNIRIVKQFTDEQTLINVSVDQFKQVLINLIQNAKDAMEHSQPAILKIEVYNKDKKTIISLSDNGIGMDEQTLSELFNPFYTTKLHGTGLGLPVTKSIIDAHHGTIEVISDPSIGTEFRITFDNVKA; this is translated from the coding sequence ATGAAAAATATACGAAAAAATATCCTTTATCATATTATACTATTTATTACGTTGAATGTATTCATAACTTATTCATTAGCTGAATTAGGAAAAGAACGATTACTGGACGAATACAGACATTCAATTAATATACATTCTAATCAAGTGGATGCATTTATTAATGAATCCATATCAATTACTGATAATTTAGCAACGGCATTTCAATATACATCGAATATACAAGATAGAATGTTTGAAATAAAAGAAAACGAACCACGTGTCATTAACCTTTATGTGTTAAACGATAACTGTAAAATCATTCATTCAACATCAGAAGTATTAATCGGTCAGACATTACAGTCTAAAACGTTCTTTTTTAATAAAAGTCAGATAAACCTGAATCATTCTTCAATTAGTGATGTTACAAAAAATGAATTTAACAAAAAGGTTTTCTATATATCAAAAACTGTAACAAAACAAGATGAACAATACATTATTACTATCGAAATAGATGTCAATACTATTGGTGCTGTTATAGATTCACTTCAAAAGGATACGACAGTAACAATAAGAGACTTTAAAGGTAATAAAATATTTGAATCTGTAAACCCTGTCCATTCTGGAATTGAAACTAGAGAAAAGTTTTATAAAGTGCCTTGGGAAATTATCCTTACATCAAACCGAAATATATATTATGATGCTTATCCTATGGCTCTCGTTTTTACAATTCTTTTGTCATTTGTTATTATTACATTACAATTATTATTTGTTAGTTATAAAAATAAACGTGCAAATGAAAAAGTACTTGAAGATATCAATACTCAGCGTAAAGAAATCATAGGTTTACTCGCTGCTAATACTGCACATGAAATTAAAAACCCTCTCACTACGATAAAAGGATTTGTAGAACTATTGGAATTACAATATGATAAGGAACATAAAAATCAGAAATTCAACATCGTTAAAAGCGAATTAGAGCGTATCAACTTAATCGTCAGTCAGTTTCTATTATTAGGAAAACCAACAAATGTTGAAGTTGAAACTATAGATGCCCGTGAAATCATTCGTGACATATTAAAATTCCTTGATTACGACCTTTCAATGCATAATATACGTATCGTAAAACAGTTTACAGATGAACAAACATTAATTAATGTATCTGTTGATCAGTTTAAACAAGTTTTAATCAATTTAATTCAAAATGCTAAAGATGCAATGGAGCATTCACAACCTGCAATACTTAAAATCGAAGTGTATAATAAAGACAAAAAAACGATTATTTCATTAAGTGATAATGGAATAGGTATGGATGAACAAACATTAAGTGAATTATTCAACCCATTTTATACGACAAAACTCCACGGAACAGGGCTTGGATTACCGGTTACTAAAAGTATTATCGATGCGCATCACGGTACAATTGAAGTTATCTCTGATCCAAGTATAGGTACAGAGTTCAGAATTACATTTGATAATGTAAAAGCATAA
- a CDS encoding type II CAAX prenyl endopeptidase Rce1 family protein gives MKKLDRSLIALLIIYSFMHGVLIFLHDEKQVFWYVYTGLLLFSSIGYIFYERNIESKRLFQSIGTGLIAAFIIVVIYTVLLQLHQTITFNGLLREMIKMGVYFKWQLIITLIVAIPLHELFMRALLQDKLMQYIHPIAASVITSLMCAALFSYAVPFNVVMMIFIVQLILSVSYVYTKRLITPIIGEICAIVILIMIYGR, from the coding sequence GTGAAAAAACTCGATCGCTCACTCATCGCACTTCTAATAATATATAGTTTCATGCATGGTGTGCTTATTTTTTTACATGATGAAAAGCAAGTATTCTGGTATGTTTATACGGGATTATTGCTTTTCTCATCAATTGGATATATTTTCTATGAACGAAATATCGAATCGAAAAGACTCTTTCAGTCTATTGGTACTGGGCTAATTGCAGCATTCATTATCGTAGTCATATACACAGTTCTGCTGCAGCTCCATCAGACCATTACATTTAACGGACTGCTTCGTGAAATGATTAAGATGGGTGTATACTTTAAGTGGCAACTTATTATTACACTTATCGTCGCGATTCCCCTGCATGAACTATTTATGCGTGCATTATTACAGGATAAACTGATGCAGTATATACATCCAATTGCAGCATCAGTCATAACAAGTTTAATGTGTGCAGCATTATTTAGTTATGCGGTACCATTTAATGTCGTCATGATGATATTTATCGTTCAGCTGATTTTATCGGTAAGTTATGTATATACGAAACGATTAATCACACCTATTATCGGAGAAATTTGTGCGATTGTAATACTCATTATGATTTATGGACGTTAA
- a CDS encoding YkvS family protein yields the protein MTVAKVGDIIEFHEGTQGIVEKVNENSVIVDCTFMENFEKLEIPEKTVINHKRYKIIHEA from the coding sequence ATGACTGTTGCTAAAGTTGGAGATATTATTGAATTTCATGAAGGTACACAAGGGATTGTTGAGAAAGTAAATGAAAACTCAGTAATCGTTGATTGTACATTTATGGAGAATTTTGAGAAGTTAGAAATTCCTGAGAAAACGGTAATTAATCATAAACGTTACAAGATTATACATGAGGCTTAA
- a CDS encoding sigma-70 family RNA polymerase sigma factor, giving the protein MLRKGYAVNFEEVLKNNERVIHYFIHKYRLTYMHDEMYQLALIKLWEIYKNYDPALTNNMQQFIFTKLNFFFIDEIRKLKRNLDRFAPMECITYESYTDETLVDYTQFFQMLCDHEYEWLMLTIQGYKQKEIAHMMNKSVSTLKNYRKSCQKKLQKLK; this is encoded by the coding sequence ATGTTGAGAAAAGGGTATGCAGTGAATTTTGAAGAAGTATTAAAGAACAACGAACGCGTTATTCATTATTTCATACACAAATATCGCCTCACATATATGCATGATGAAATGTATCAACTCGCTTTAATAAAATTATGGGAAATTTATAAAAATTACGACCCTGCATTAACAAATAATATGCAACAGTTTATTTTTACTAAACTTAACTTTTTCTTTATTGACGAAATTAGAAAGCTTAAAAGAAATTTAGATCGTTTTGCGCCGATGGAATGTATAACTTATGAAAGCTACACAGATGAAACATTAGTTGATTATACGCAGTTCTTTCAGATGCTTTGTGACCATGAATATGAGTGGCTTATGCTAACAATACAAGGCTATAAGCAAAAAGAAATAGCGCACATGATGAATAAAAGTGTATCAACGTTAAAAAATTATCGAAAGTCATGTCAGAAGAAACTTCAAAAATTGAAATAA
- a CDS encoding competence protein ComK, protein MELPISIHTMYLYQHGAIEGRTEIRRFKEEVMIYDKAADKLLDDTLKLLGSSLKTRKYSAQVLMKSKKYMPIMIESQLNWAYFQIHQNHHHYKAYINHKYVTYIEGTDEYVMITFLDGSTIQFKQKLKFVQKQYERCICLVDAQYKIIKRQSMYDCR, encoded by the coding sequence ATGGAGCTGCCAATTTCTATACATACGATGTACCTTTATCAGCATGGGGCAATTGAAGGACGTACTGAAATAAGACGTTTCAAAGAAGAAGTAATGATATATGATAAAGCTGCAGATAAGCTACTGGATGACACATTGAAGTTACTTGGAAGTTCATTAAAGACGCGTAAATATTCCGCGCAAGTATTAATGAAATCTAAAAAGTATATGCCAATTATGATAGAATCCCAGTTGAACTGGGCATACTTTCAGATTCATCAGAATCACCACCATTATAAAGCATACATCAATCATAAATATGTTACATATATTGAAGGAACGGATGAATATGTGATGATTACATTTCTTGATGGATCAACTATACAGTTTAAGCAGAAACTTAAATTTGTTCAGAAACAATATGAACGCTGTATTTGTTTAGTTGATGCGCAGTATAAAATAATAAAACGACAATCAATGTATGATTGTCGTTAA
- a CDS encoding M20/M25/M40 family metallo-hydrolase translates to MLWQTPEDRINLLKRLVEKKSVTGTEGERHFPFFLKQQLEQIDYFKSAESHIQLVETSDNKNAICALYRTYETDNTLILMSHYDTVDIQDYGQLSDAVFDCDALMKAYKSNALFNEQIEADIHSGDYLFGRGVMDMKSGLMMQMSILERATIESWPVNIILVSVPDEEVGSSGMKAATQFLNEWLKSLQLNVTLIMNSEPSFSQIPHDNAHYIYTGSIGKLMPAVMVYGKETHVGEPLKGLSSNYIISRINQEIEYNQTFTEKFKKEFTPLPVSLKMHDLKSEYNVQTPFISSAYYNMFVFKQTAEEILEKFEHVVKRTVSEIKRDLSHIIPEIPDIKVISYEALIQQNKDIDVNQFITAAGDQERAEQIVQGLLTHNHNNDFTVVIYYASPYYPAVNSSDDKTVKQIVKYAIKYMDTNYRRKLKKIHYFNGISDLSYVNYQSDLKDAEFYMKQTPGYGMFYNIPFEDMHALQAPVINIGAFGKDPHQNSERIHIKSVSEEIPEMIAKIIQKFLCNH, encoded by the coding sequence ATGTTATGGCAGACACCGGAAGACAGAATTAATTTATTGAAACGACTCGTTGAGAAAAAAAGTGTAACGGGTACCGAAGGGGAAAGACATTTTCCATTTTTCCTGAAACAACAACTTGAGCAAATCGATTATTTCAAATCGGCTGAATCACATATTCAGCTTGTAGAAACATCTGATAATAAAAACGCGATATGTGCACTATATCGTACGTATGAAACTGATAATACACTCATATTAATGAGTCATTATGATACGGTTGATATTCAGGATTACGGTCAATTGTCTGATGCAGTATTTGATTGCGATGCATTAATGAAAGCATATAAATCAAATGCATTATTTAATGAACAAATTGAAGCAGATATTCACTCTGGTGACTATTTATTTGGTCGTGGTGTAATGGATATGAAGTCTGGTCTGATGATGCAGATGAGTATACTTGAACGTGCAACGATTGAGTCATGGCCAGTAAACATCATCCTAGTCTCTGTTCCGGATGAAGAGGTGGGTTCTTCTGGCATGAAAGCTGCAACGCAATTTCTGAATGAATGGCTAAAATCGTTACAACTAAACGTCACACTCATTATGAATAGCGAACCTTCATTCAGTCAAATACCACATGATAACGCGCATTATATATACACTGGTTCCATCGGCAAACTCATGCCAGCAGTCATGGTATATGGAAAAGAAACACACGTCGGCGAACCACTAAAAGGATTAAGTTCAAACTATATTATCAGCCGAATAAATCAGGAAATTGAATACAATCAGACATTCACTGAAAAATTTAAAAAAGAGTTTACCCCACTACCTGTAAGCTTAAAAATGCATGACTTAAAATCGGAATATAATGTACAGACACCGTTTATTTCATCAGCTTACTATAATATGTTTGTGTTTAAACAGACGGCAGAAGAAATATTAGAAAAGTTTGAACATGTCGTAAAACGAACTGTGAGTGAAATTAAGCGTGATTTATCACATATTATTCCTGAAATTCCTGACATTAAAGTTATCTCTTATGAAGCATTGATTCAACAAAATAAAGATATCGATGTTAATCAATTTATTACTGCAGCGGGCGATCAGGAAAGAGCAGAACAAATTGTACAAGGTTTGCTCACACATAATCATAACAATGATTTTACGGTTGTTATATACTATGCGTCGCCATACTATCCTGCTGTAAATTCAAGTGATGATAAAACAGTAAAACAAATCGTAAAGTATGCTATTAAGTATATGGATACGAATTATCGACGTAAGCTCAAAAAAATTCACTATTTCAATGGCATATCAGATTTAAGCTATGTTAATTATCAATCCGATTTAAAAGACGCAGAATTTTATATGAAGCAAACTCCTGGATACGGAATGTTCTATAATATTCCGTTTGAAGATATGCATGCATTACAAGCACCGGTCATTAATATCGGTGCATTCGGAAAAGACCCACATCAAAATTCTGAACGTATACATATTAAAAGTGTGAGTGAAGAAATTCCGGAAATGATTGCAAAGATTATCCAGAAGTTTTTATGCAACCATTAA
- a CDS encoding acyltransferase family protein translates to MKKERDYYFDNAKLYLIILVVFGHIIRSYIDESQFIYALYMFIYSFHMPAFVLISGYFAKSIHKPGYIKKVTLKLLLPYIIFQSFYAVYYYLIDDVSTIKLNPFDPQWAMWFLISLLSWQIILFIVKDFNALIILPISFLIGVTAGYFNFIDGTLSLSRTLVFLPLFLLGYYAQPSHFKYIRDKKYVIFSILVLSAVFLFYYLFKIDFNWLFGSKPYESIEAHAPDMYSGLKRLAVYVIIIVSTISFLNIVPNRQLKYTYIGSRTMFIYLLHGLFVGIFRARNWNEYFNDHLFSTITFAVISTIFIVYFFSHRRVKKLTSPIIELKK, encoded by the coding sequence ATGAAAAAAGAAAGAGATTATTACTTTGATAACGCAAAATTATATCTCATCATACTCGTTGTCTTCGGACATATTATTCGTTCTTATATTGATGAAAGTCAATTTATATATGCATTGTACATGTTTATTTATAGCTTTCATATGCCCGCTTTCGTTCTCATTTCCGGATACTTCGCAAAAAGTATTCATAAACCTGGATATATTAAAAAAGTGACACTGAAATTATTATTACCATATATTATTTTTCAGTCGTTTTATGCTGTTTATTATTATTTAATTGATGATGTTTCAACAATTAAACTGAATCCATTCGACCCACAATGGGCAATGTGGTTTTTGATCAGTTTATTATCATGGCAAATTATTTTATTTATTGTAAAGGATTTTAATGCATTAATTATACTTCCAATCTCATTTTTGATTGGAGTTACTGCCGGGTACTTTAATTTTATCGACGGAACGTTAAGTTTATCAAGAACACTCGTGTTTTTACCTTTATTTTTATTAGGATATTATGCACAACCGTCACACTTTAAATATATTCGTGATAAAAAGTATGTTATTTTTTCAATACTCGTTTTATCTGCAGTATTTTTATTTTACTATTTGTTCAAAATAGACTTTAACTGGTTATTCGGGAGTAAGCCTTATGAATCGATTGAAGCACATGCACCGGATATGTATAGTGGACTCAAGCGTTTAGCTGTATACGTCATTATTATCGTTAGTACGATAAGCTTCTTAAATATCGTGCCGAACAGACAATTAAAGTACACATACATCGGGTCTAGAACAATGTTTATTTATTTATTACATGGTCTGTTCGTCGGTATATTTCGTGCACGCAACTGGAATGAATACTTTAATGATCATTTGTTTTCAACAATAACGTTTGCAGTTATATCAACAATCTTTATCGTCTACTTTTTCAGTCACAGACGTGTAAAAAAACTTACATCCCCTATTATTGAATTAAAAAAATAA
- a CDS encoding MarR family winged helix-turn-helix transcriptional regulator, giving the protein MEDKRLKRFGQLIYFLDSKIDEIAAAELSDYTLTRDQLYMLELIMSEDNITQKKLIFKLNREQTAVSRSIKKLFDNGFIKKEQSKFDLRSTVLIPTEKGIEVITKTESIKLRVVRNFLRDLSAQESEQLISLLEKVYDAFAIRDPFRF; this is encoded by the coding sequence ATGGAAGATAAGCGCCTTAAAAGATTTGGACAGTTAATATATTTTTTGGACTCTAAAATTGATGAGATAGCTGCAGCAGAGCTTTCAGATTATACATTGACGAGAGATCAGTTGTACATGCTTGAACTCATAATGAGTGAAGATAATATTACGCAGAAAAAACTTATCTTTAAACTCAATAGAGAACAAACTGCTGTATCTCGATCAATTAAGAAATTATTTGACAATGGCTTTATTAAGAAAGAACAAAGTAAATTTGATCTTAGAAGTACTGTACTTATACCAACAGAAAAAGGTATTGAAGTTATTACGAAAACTGAAAGTATTAAATTAAGAGTGGTCCGTAATTTTCTTCGTGACTTATCTGCTCAAGAATCTGAACAGCTCATTAGCTTGCTGGAAAAAGTATATGACGCATTCGCAATTCGCGATCCATTTCGTTTCTAA
- a CDS encoding nuclease-related domain-containing protein, with translation MFIKVYDKSPYESYLVDVVDRIKLDDIDEAKKFTFYNGYIGEKQFYEEIKSCGGIKAWNIRLNLSGEVQYDFFIIHEGYLIHIDVKNFSGRYTYRDNNFISESNYVIKDPISQLNSAHFKLKVFCEKHNLNYIVKSYVLFINETFTVSGFNGHSSILFRNDLQRIKASLVNEPNQADIKAMELIVSYHLNKSKNEQRIHYYPFEQLKPGLKCPSCFSFLKKFESFERKIECSCGHKVSKKEAVHLGFETVRRLKNDAVKSSEIAAYTGVSESTIKQIMRNEYEYTGSTCGRKYINRKQREIFLREARQVYYYRKMEENV, from the coding sequence ATGTTTATTAAAGTTTATGATAAAAGCCCATATGAATCATATTTAGTAGATGTAGTAGACCGCATTAAACTGGATGATATTGATGAAGCGAAAAAGTTTACATTTTATAACGGATATATAGGCGAAAAACAATTTTATGAGGAAATTAAATCATGTGGCGGTATAAAAGCATGGAATATTCGATTAAATTTGAGTGGTGAAGTGCAGTACGATTTTTTCATCATTCATGAAGGTTATTTAATTCATATTGATGTAAAGAACTTTAGTGGCAGATATACATATCGAGATAATAATTTTATTTCAGAAAGTAACTACGTTATTAAAGACCCAATCTCACAATTAAATAGTGCACATTTCAAACTTAAAGTATTCTGTGAAAAACACAACCTGAATTATATTGTAAAGAGTTACGTACTATTCATAAATGAAACATTTACGGTTTCAGGATTTAATGGACACAGTTCAATATTATTCAGAAATGATTTACAAAGAATAAAAGCTTCACTGGTTAATGAACCGAACCAGGCAGATATAAAAGCGATGGAGTTAATTGTGAGTTATCACCTGAACAAAAGTAAAAATGAACAACGTATTCATTATTATCCATTTGAGCAGTTAAAACCAGGACTGAAGTGTCCGTCATGCTTTTCTTTTTTGAAGAAGTTTGAATCGTTCGAACGTAAAATAGAGTGTAGTTGTGGACATAAAGTAAGTAAAAAAGAAGCGGTACATTTAGGATTTGAAACGGTCAGAAGATTGAAGAATGATGCTGTAAAATCGAGTGAAATTGCTGCATATACAGGGGTGAGTGAATCAACGATTAAACAAATTATGCGAAATGAATATGAATATACGGGAAGTACTTGTGGTAGGAAGTATATTAACAGGAAACAGAGAGAGATCTTTTTAAGAGAGGCACGACAAGTTTATTATTACAGAAAGATGGAGGAAAATGTGTGA